A stretch of Verrucomicrobiota bacterium DNA encodes these proteins:
- a CDS encoding glycosyltransferase, with translation MQHELPTVTVIIPTRPGAGKPLALDAAKALDYPKEKVEILVTRGRQPAVQRNHALRAARGDLVYFLDDDALPQPANLKRSLEYFKQPATQMVGGPNICPPEAPLLERVFAVCLASALAFGPSRARYTSVGQPRATTEKELILCNLMARREEVLKLGGFDESLYPNEENALMDALQQHGGKLMYDPEFIALRRPRPTLKAFLRMLFNYGRGRAEQFRLHPTPGSILNFVPPLFCLYLAALLALAISAPAWLPWAALPLGLYGLALLGQTVVSAKSMGSGRSLLAIPFLVATHVFYGFGFWRGLFTGLKPATVENIGPVEVERVQ, from the coding sequence GTGCAGCACGAACTGCCAACGGTAACCGTCATCATCCCCACCCGACCGGGTGCCGGGAAACCATTGGCATTGGACGCCGCCAAGGCGCTGGATTATCCGAAGGAGAAAGTCGAAATCCTGGTGACGCGCGGACGCCAGCCCGCCGTGCAGCGCAATCACGCCCTGCGGGCGGCGCGTGGCGACTTGGTTTATTTCCTGGATGACGACGCCCTGCCGCAACCCGCCAACCTGAAGCGTTCCCTGGAATATTTCAAACAGCCCGCCACGCAAATGGTGGGCGGGCCGAATATTTGCCCGCCGGAAGCGCCCTTGCTGGAACGAGTCTTCGCGGTGTGCCTGGCCAGCGCGCTGGCGTTTGGCCCGAGCCGTGCCCGCTACACCAGCGTGGGCCAGCCGCGTGCCACCACGGAAAAGGAATTGATCCTCTGCAACCTCATGGCTCGGCGCGAGGAAGTGCTGAAGCTGGGCGGCTTTGATGAATCGCTGTATCCGAACGAGGAAAACGCCCTGATGGACGCGCTGCAACAGCACGGCGGGAAGCTGATGTACGATCCGGAATTCATTGCGCTCCGCCGCCCGCGCCCCACGCTGAAGGCCTTCCTGCGGATGCTGTTCAATTATGGCCGGGGCCGCGCCGAACAGTTCCGGCTGCATCCCACGCCGGGTTCCATTCTGAATTTCGTGCCGCCATTGTTTTGTTTGTATCTGGCGGCCTTGCTGGCGCTGGCCATAAGCGCGCCAGCCTGGCTGCCTTGGGCCGCCTTGCCGCTGGGTTTGTACGGACTGGCGTTGCTTGGGCAAACTGTGGTTTCCGCGAAATCCATGGGGTCCGGACGCAGCCTGCTGGCCATACCGTTCCTGGTGGCCACCCACGTGTTTTACGGCTTCGGATTCTGGCGCGGGCTGTTCACCGGACTCAAGCCCGCCACGGTGGAGAACATCGGTCCGGTGGAAGTGGAACGCGTCCAGTGA